In the Raineyella fluvialis genome, CCGATCAGGTCGATCCGGACAAGGTGCGGCGGTTGTTCGCCGACGGCACCAGCATCGTGCTGCAGGCATTGCACCGGACCTGGGAGCCGGTGGCCCGATTCGCGCAGGACCTGGCGGCCGAGCTCGGCCACCCCACCCAGGTCAACAGCTACATCACTCCTGCAGACAACCGCGGGTTCGAGGCCCATTACGACGTCCACGACGTCTTCGTACTGCAGATCCACGGGACCAAGCACTGGGTCATCCACCCGCCGGTGCTGGACCGCCCCCAGCGCGACGAGCCCTGGAACGATCGCGCCGGACGGGTGCGCGAGGCCTCTAGCGCCGCACCGCTGCTGGACACGGTCCTCCGCCCCGGCGACGTGCTCTACCTCCCCCGTGGCTTCATCCACTCCGCCCGGGCCTGCGGAGGGACGAGCGTCCACCTGACCATCGGCATCCACCCCTGGACCGGCCAGCACGTCACGTCGGCACTGCTGACGGCGACGGGCCGCCGCCTGCACGATGACCCACGCGTCCGCACGAGCCTGCCGGTAGGGATCGACCCCGGCGAGGGCGAGGCGCTGCGTCCCGAGGTGGAGCGTCTTCGCGAGGTGCTCCTCGACGCCGTGCGTACGCTCGACGCCGATGCCGTCCTGGACACCCTCGCCGAACAGGCCCGCGACGCCCAGCGGGCCGACGCCCTGCCCCCGCTGGCACAGCTCGACGCCGCGGATACGCTGGCGCCCACCTCGCGCGTACGGCTGCGGCGTCACCTCCTGGTGCGCCTCGAGGACACCGATGACGGCACGCTCGTCACCAGCCGGATCGGCGTCGTACGCCTCGAGGCCGACGCGGCTGCGGTGCTGCAGCGGCTCCTCGAGGGCCGGGAGCTGACCGCGCGGGAGGCCGGACACGGCGGGGGCATCAGTGCCGTCGCCGACCTGGTCCGCCAAGGGCTCCTTGAGGTGCTGCCGTGAGCGAGGCTCCGTGCTCTGACGCCGCCCGTCGGCGCGGCGACCGGTGGGTGGGTACGGCTCCGCCGGCCCGGCGCTGGTTCCTCGTCACTAAGACGGGCGACTGGGATGTCGACGCCTGGCAGGGCCTGCACGCCGACCCGGACACGAAGGCCGTGCTGCGCGAGATGCTCGCCGCCGCCGGCGCTCGGCTGATGCTGATCCGTCGGCCCGGTCGCCACCAGGAACAGCCGTCCTTGTGGGGCATCGTCGATTCCGCCTCGACGCCTCGGATCCGCTGGGGCGCGCAGGGCGGCGACGATGACCTGCTCCTCGCCGCGCGCAGCCTGCTGGCGGCAGCTCCGCACCCCCACCCCGGTGGCTCCGGGAGTGAGGAGGGTCCGTTGCTGTTGGTCTGCACGCACGGCCGCAAGGACCGCTGCTGCGCGGTCCGGGGTCGTCCGGTCGCCGCAGCGGCCGCCGAGCAGTGGCCCGACGCGACGTGGGAATGCACCCACACCGGCGGTGACCGTTTCGCCGGCAACCTGATCGTCCTGCCCGACGGCGCCTGCTACGGCGGCCTCGACGCGTCCGACGTGGGTCCTGTTGTCGCAGCGCATCTGGCCGGGCGGGTCGACCCTGCCCACCTGCGTGGTCCCACCGGCATGACCCCTGCCACGCAGGCGGCCGTCGTCGCCGTCCATGAGCGCTGGGGGCCGCTGGCGTGGTCTGACGTCGTGGCCGCCCGCCAGTCCGGAGACGCGGCGCGGTGGAGTGTCCACCTGCGGGTCACCTCGATCGGCCGTGTCCGGGTCACCGGCCACACCGAACTCACCCCGCCACACCTACTCACCTGTGATGCCGTCCGGCCGTCGCCGATGGCGCTGCCCGTCGTCGACGCCGTGGAGCGCCTGACGTCCGAGGAGGCGGCGGAACGCTGGGTCAGGCCTCCAGTTCGGTGACCACCTGTGGCACCACCGCCAGCAACTCGTGCGCCAGGTAGCCGCGCCGCCCGTACGCCGAGGCCAGCCGTTCGCCGCATCGGCCGTGTACGTACGCCGCCCAGACGGCGGCCTGCTTCGGGTCCGCGCCCCGGGCCAGCAGGCCGGTGATGATCCCGGACTTCACGTCCCCGCTGCCGGCCACCGCCATGCTCGGGCCACCGGAGTCATCGGCCCAGGCTCGGCCTTCGGGGGTGACCACGTAGGAGGTGGCGGCCCCCGATACCACGACCGCACCCGTTCGTGCTGCCAGCTGGCCGGTCGCCGCGGCGAGGTCGGTGGGCCGCTCGCCGTCGAGACCCAGCGTGAAGGAGAGCTCGTTGGCGTTGGGGGAGAGGACGGCCCGCCCGGCCAGATGGGCCACCGCGTCGCCGTTCTCGGTCACGTACGCCATGCCCAACGCGTCGAGACACAGCGTCCCCTGCAGCGCCGGGATCACCGCGCCGGCCAACGCCACGGCCGCGTCCACGTCGTTCATCCCGGGACCGAACAGCACTGCGTCGACCCGCCCGGCCTCCTCGATGATCCGCTGCGCTCCCTCGACGGAGAGATTGCCGTCCGCGTTCGTGGGCAGCCCCAGCACGTACGCCTCGGGAAAGGTGACGGCCATCGTCGGTGCCACCTGGTGGGCGGTGAGAATGCGGACCTTGCCGGCACCCGCCCGGAAGGCCGCCTCACCAGCCAATCGGACGGCACCGGGAGTGGCGACGCTGCCGCCGACGACCAGCACGCGCCCCTGGCTGTCCTTGTCGCCGTCGCTGAAGGGCAGCGGCCACCGACGCAGCAGACCGGACGTGACCACCTGGGGTGCCTCGACGGTGCCTCCCTGCTCGGTGTCATGGGTCGCGCTCACCCGGGCGCCATCCCGGCTGCCGGCTCGCGCGTGGACGTGGCGGGGGAGCGCTCGATCGGGCCGCTGTCGGCGTACGACTCCAGCTCCAGCGTTCCGCCCTCCTCGCGTACGTAGGTGGTCAGCGAGCAGTTCGGCAACGGGACGGTGGAGTCGATCTCCAGCAGCGAGGCTTCCTGCAGGCCCTCGATCACCAGCCGGAAGGACATGATCACGGCCTGGTGGGAGAACACCCAGACGTTGGCGTCGTGGTACTCGGCGCGGATGTCGCCGAGCACGCTACGCACGCGCAGTGCCACGTCGGTCCAGCTCTCCCCGCCGGGTGGGCGGTAGTAGAACTTGCCGGTCCGGGCCCGGCGTGCGGCCTCCTCCGGGAACTTCTCGGTGATGCCCTTGTGGGTGTAGCCCTCCCAGCTGCCCAGGTCGCGCTCCCGCAGCCGCTCGTCCACCGCCAGCAGTTCCGTCATCCCGGCCGCGGCGAGGCAGATCTCGGCGGTGGTCCGGGCCCGCAGGTAGGGGGAGGACAACACCGCGTCGGGTCGCTCCGCGCGCGGCAGGGCCGCGAAGTAGGCGCCGAGGGCCTCGGCCTGTGCCCGCCCGTTGTCGGAGAGCGGAGTGTCCGGATCGCGTGTGGCCAGGTCCAACTGGCCCAGTCCGGCGGCGCCCGCCCGACGGTCGGCGACGTTGCCGACACTCTCGCCGTGGCGGACCAGCACCAGCCGCTCGGGGGCACGCAATCGACCGGCGGACAGGGGTGGGGTATCGGTCGGGTCGGACATGGTGCTCCTTCCTCGCCCGTACGGGCTGTCGTTGTGGGCGCACTTCCACGCAAGCACCCTCTGCCCACATCGGCACCGTCCCAAACGTCGCCCGCTCTAGACTGGCGACGTGCCCGTCGTGCCCCTGATCGTCCTGCCCGAGGACGAGTGGCGCTCTCGGGTCGAGGTCCATGAGATGCGGGTCGACGAACGTGTCGCCGGCCATCGGTGGCGTGCCGAACGAGGCATCGCCCACCCTGTCGACGACTTCCTGTGGCAGTACTACCGCTTCCGGCCGGCCGACCTGCGGCGCTGGCATCCGGGCCATGGCGTCGTCCTCGCCGGGAACGCTTCCGACGTCCTGACCCGGCCGGACTACCACCGCGTCGAGGGAGGGGTCGCCCTCGACAGTGCGGCCGTGCTGGAGCGCCGGGCCTCGACCGTCCGTCGGTCGCGTGACCTGCTCACCGCGGTCATGTCACGGCCCGGGCGGTACGGCTGCTTCGGCATGCATGAATGGGCGATGGTCCATGGCGCAGGCGAGCGGCGCCATCCGCTGCCGCTGCGTCTGGGACAGCGGGAGACCGATCGTGTCGTCGAGGAGCTCGGGGCCCGCTGCACCCACGTCGACGCCTACCGGTTCTTCACGCCCAGCGGCCGCCCGCTCAACGACCGTGCGCTGACCCGCGAGGACCAACTCGCCTACGAACAGCCGGGTTGTCTGCACGCGAACATGGATCTCTACCGGATCGCCTACAAGCTGTCCCCGCTGGTCGACTCCGGGCTCGTGTTCGAGTGCTTCGAACTCGCCCGCGCCATCCGTGACCTCGACATGGCCGCCTCCCCGTATGACGTGAGCGGCTTCGGCATCGCGCCGGTGCCGGTCGAGACCGCGGCGGGCCGGGCGACGTACGTCACCGCACAGCGTGCTTTCCAGCAGCGAGCCGAGCCCCTGCGCCGCCGCCTCCTCACCGCGGTCGACGGCCTGCTCACCCCGCAGGCTGTGGACCCGCTGTCGAACTGACCTCAGGTCTTGCCCGGCATGGTGCCGGCTGCTATGGGCCTGGTCCTCGTATGCTGGGGCCTCGGACGGACGTCGACCAGGGGTGGGGGAAGCGATGAGGAACGTCGGGGCCGCGATCGCGACGGGCCTTGCGCTCGTGACAGCAGTCGCGGTGACGGGCTGTGCCCCCGCGGTCAGGGACGCCGTCCCCGCCCCCCTGGCGGAGCAGCAGCTCGTCGGTTCGGAGGCCTCCCCGAGCGCCACGCCCTCGACCACACCCGAGGCCACCCGCTCCGCGACGCCCCTGTCGGCGGTGGCATTCAGGGCCACCCCCAGGCCGACGCCCAGCACCGAGGCGACCATGGACGCCGCCGCCAACGCCGCTGCCGCGGCCAAGCAGGCCGAGGCTGACAAGGCGAGGGCCGACAAGGCGCGAGCTGACAAGGCGAGGGCCGACAAGGCGCGAGCGGACCAGGCGAAGGCAGACCTGGCGAGGGCCTCCGCCAGCGCCATCCAGGCGGCCCCGGACACCGACCCTCGCTGCGGCTACGGCACCGTGATGTGCGTGTCGAAGAGCGCCCGGAAGCTCTGGTTCATGAAGGACGGTCAGATCATCCGTACGGTCGATGTGCGGTTCGGCCTGGAGAGTGACCCGGAGCGGCGTACCCGCGAGGGCAACTTCCTGGTCTTCCGCAAGGAGGCCGAGTGGACCTCCAACCTCTACGGCTCCGATATGCCGTACGCCATGTTCTTCTCCGGCGGCGAGGCCGTCCATTTCTCCTCCGACTTCGCTGCCCGCGGGTATGCCGGCAACTCGCACGGCTGTGTGAACGTCCGCGACAAGGCGGCCCTGGCCGCCATCTTCGACCAGGTCGAGGTCGGTACCACGCGCGTCGTCGTCTACTGACGTCGCCCGTCATCCCCTGGGCCGCCCGGCCCCACCCCCGGACCGAGCACACGGAGGACATCACCCGCATGGGTACGCGCATCATCGGATGGATCACCGGCCTGATGGACTCCGTGGGGGGCCCGGGGGTCTTCCTGGCGATCCTGCTCGAGAACGTGTTCCCGCCGATCCCCAGCGAGGTGATCCTTCCACTGGCGGGCTTCACCGCGGCCCGACCCGACGCACCGTACGGAGTGGTCGAGGCCATCCTCTGGGCCACCGCCGGGTCACTCCTCGGCGCGGTGCTCCTCTACGGACTCGGCGCGGCCATCGGCGCGGATCGGCTGCGCCGGATCGCCGAGCGGATGCCGCTGGTCGACGCCCGAGACGTCGACGCGTCGATCGACTGGTTCACCCGCTACGGGTCGATCGCCGTGCTGGTCGGGCGGCTCGTCCCCGGCGTACGATCCCTCATCTCGATCCCGGCCGGCATCGACCGGATGCCACCCCTCACCTTCGGGGCGTTCACCCTGCTCGGCAGCCTGCTCTGGAACTCCGCCCTCGTTGTCGCGGGCTACCTGCTGGGGGACAACTGGCACGTCGTAACCGACTGGATGGACCGCTTCTCCACCGTCGCGTACGTGCTCCTGGCACTGGGCCTGATCGGCGTCACCGTCTGGCTGATCCGCCGATCCGTACGCCGCAGGTCCGCGCCCGGCGCCGCGCAGAGGCCGCAGGATTCGCCGGAGGAGACCCCCGAGTCCCGCTGACGGCGACTCGGGCCGGATCGCGTCCTCGATCAGTCGATCCGCAGGGCCGCGACGGACTCGTCGCGATCATTGCGCAGCACCAGCGTCAGGGCCCCACTCGGTGCGGCGAAGGAGAGCCGTCCACTCACCGTCTCACCGGCGGCGAGGACCCCGGACTCCAGCCCCGCACCCGACCCTCTGCCCGCCTCCGGCAGGTAGCGGTAGCCGTCGTCGTCGTAGGCCAGCAGGTCGTACGACTGGTAGCCGCTGGTCGCGGCGAGCGTGACGTCCAGCTCGGTGAGCCGTCCGTTGCGCCGATGCCCGGTCACGGCCAGCCGACCGGTGCCCTCGGAGGACTGGTAGTCGATCCATCGGCCGGACGACGGCAGGCCCGTCGCCGATGGGGTGGCGGCGGGGAAGGGGCCGCGCGGGACAGCCCCCGCGCTCGGTCCCGCCGTCGTGGCCGGGCCGGCGGCGGACTGCGTGGTCGGCGCCCTCGACGGGATCGAGGACGATCGGTCCAGCCGGCTCCCGATCACGGCAGCGACGATGACCAGCGCGATCAGCACCGCACCGGTGAGGTAGGTACGGACGCTCGATCCGTCCCGAATGGCCACCGTTCGAGTCTAGGTGTCCACAGCCGACAGGCCACTGGTGTGGTTGTCCACAGGCCTTCTGGCTGGTGCCGTGAGGGGTGGTGCCGGTCCCATCCTCCGCGCATGGACCCGCACACCGCAGAAGCCACCGGCGCGCCCGACCCCGCCGAGACCGTCGTGCTCCGACCCCACGGACTCCAGGGCCTGCTGGCCACCGTTCCCTACCTGCTCGGCTTCCACCCCCGCGAATCGCTCGTCGCCGTCCTCTTCGAGGACCGCCGGGTGGTGCTGACCCTGCGGCTCGACAGCGACGACCTCGTCGCGCATCCACCCGACGTCGAGGACTTCCTGCTGACCCAGTTGCGCCGACTCGAGGCCACCGGGGTGCTGCTCGTCGCCTACACCGACGAGGAGGCACAGGACGTGGCCGCGGCCCTGACCGCCGTCTGCCTCGGCCTGGAGGTGGTCGGCCTCCTCGACCCCGACGGTGCGGAGGTCCTCGATGCCGTCCACGTCGCCGCAGGCCGCTACCGCTCACTCACCTGCGACGACACCACCTGTTGCCCGCCGGAGGGGCGCGACTATGCGAACGTCCTCTCCGACGCGGCCGCCGCCGACGCCGTCGTCCACGGGCTGCCGGCCTGGTCCGATCGCGAGGACCTGCGTCGCAGCGTCCTGCCCTCCGGATCCGGACCCGACGCGAGGAGCGAGGCCTTCGACCAGGCCCTCGTGCGTGCCCTGATGCAGGCCGGCACCCTCGGACCCCGCGACGTCGCCGAGGCGATGGACCGACTACTCACCCGGATCGAGACCACGGGCACCGACCCGGATCCGACCACATTGGGACACCTCGTCGCCCTCGCCGGCCTGTCCGACGCTCGGGACGTGGCGACCCTGCGGATCGAGCGGGAATCGGCAGCACTGTGGTCGCGGGTCTGGTCGGCCGCCGCCCGGCTCAGCACCGGCCTGGCGGCGGTGGCACCCCTCGGGCTCGTCGGTGTCAGCGCCTGGGCCCGGGGGACGGAGCACTGGTGTGCATCTGCCTCGAGGAGGCGGAGAAGCTCTGCGGGAAACACGGTCTGGTCGACCTGTTGCGCACCGTCGTGGAGCACGGGATCCACCCCGATGAGTGGCACCGGATGCGGCGCGAGAGCCTGGAGCGCTACGGTCCTCTCGGCCCGGCGTCGGCCCCTGAGCAGGAGGAAGGGGGAGAACGGGCGGTGGGCTAGAATCGCCGGGTGCCTGAGGACATGACGACGTATGACGCGGTAGCCGCTCAGGAGCGCTGGCAGGCGTTCTGGGAGCAGGACGGGACCTTCGTCCCCCTTGACGACGGTTCCCGGGAACGGCGCTACGTCCTCGACATGTTCCCCTACCCGTCCGGCGACCTCCACATGGGGCATGCCGAGGCCTTCGTGATGGGTGATGTGGTCGCCCGCTACTGGAAGCTGCGCGGCTACGACGTCATGCACCCCATCGGCTGGGACTCCTTCGGCCTCCCGGCGGAGAACGCCGCCATCAAGCGCAACGCCCACCCCGCCGAGTGGACCTACAAGAACATTGAGACCCAGGCGCGCTCCTTCAAGCGCTACGGCCTGAGCCTCGACTGGAGCCGTCGCCTCCACACCTCCGACACCGAGTACTACCGCTGGACGCAGTGGCTGTTCCTCCGCTTCTTCGAGCGGGGCCTGGCCTACCGCAAGGACTCGATGGTCAACTGGTGCCCGAATGACCAGACCGTTCTCGCCAACGAACAGGTCGTCCAGGGCCACTGCGAACGGTGCGGGGCGGCCGTCACCAAGCGCAAGCTCAATCAGTGGTACTTCAAGACCACGGAGTACGCCCAGCGGCTCCTCGACGACATGGAGCAGCTCGAGGGGCATTGGCCCGACCGGGTGCTGGCGATGCAGCGCAACTGGATCGGCCGCTCCGAGGGCGCCTACGTCGACTTCGACGTCGAGGGCCACGACGGGCCGGTCACGGTGTTCACCACTCGCCCCGACACCCTCTTCGGTGCCACCTTCTTCGTCGTCGCGCCCGAGTCCGAGCTCGCCGACCAGATCTGTGCCCCGGAGCAGCGCGGCGCCTTCGAGGAGTACCTCGAGGCGACCAAGCGGATCTCCGACATAGAGCGGCAGTCAACGGAGCGCCCCAAGACCGGTGTCTTCCTCGGCCGCTACGCGATCAACCCTGTCAACGACGAGAAGTTGCCGGTCTACGCGGCCGACTACGTGCTGGCCGACTACGGCACCGGCGCCGTGATGGCCGTGCCGGCGCATGACCAGCGCGACCTCGACTTCGCCCGCACCTTCGACGTGCCCGTTCGGATGGTCGTCGACACCGGCCAGCCCGATCCGGCCGAGACCGGCATCGCCACCGCGGGCGACGGGACGTACGTCAACTCCGGCGACCTCGACGGGCTGACCGACAAGGCCTCCGGAGTCACCACGATGATCGACCGGCTCGAGGCCGCCGGGCGCGGCCGACGGGCGATCACCTACCGCCTGCGCGACTGGCTGCTGAGCCGGCAGCGCTTCTGGGGCGCCCCGATCCCGATCGTACACTGCCCCCAGTGCGGTGACGTCGCCGTGCCGGACGATCAGCTCCCCGTCCAGCTGCCCGACCTGCGGGGCGAGGACCTGGCACCGAAGGGCACCTCCCCGCTGGCAGGCCCCGCGGCGACCGCCTGGCGCGAGGTGGCCTGTCCCTCCTGTGGTGGTCCCGCTGAGCGCGACACCGACACGATGGACACCTTCGTCGACTCGTCCTGGTACTTCTTCCGCTACTGCTCCCCGGGCTTCGCGGACGGCCCGTTCGACGAAGCCGACCTCGCGCGCTGGATGCCCGTCGACCAGTACGTCGGCGGCGTCGAGCACGCCACCCTGCACCTGATGTACTCGCGGTTCTTCACCAAGGTCCTCTTCGACATGGGCATGGTGACGTTCACCGAACCCTTCCGGCGCCTGCTCAACCAGGGCCAGGTGATCAACGAGGGCAAGGCGATGTCGAAGTCGCTCGGCAACGGGGTCGACCTCGGTGAGCAGATCGACCGCTTCGGCGTCGACGCCATCCGCCTCACCGTCGTCTTCGCCGGCCCGCCGGACGAGGACATCGACTGGGCCGACATGTCCCCGGCGAGCTCGCTGAAGTTCCTCCAGCGCGCCTACCGCCTCGCCGCCGAGGTGACATCGGCGCCCGGCACCGACCCCGCCGGCGGTGACAAGGACCTGCGCCACATCACCCACCGGACCATCGCGGACGTCACCCAACTGCTCGACGACCAGCGCTTCAACGTCGTCGTCGCCCGCATCATGGAGCTCGTCAACGCCGCCCGCAAGACGGTCGACACCGGGACAGGGACCTCCGATCCCGCCGTGCGGGAGGCCGCCGAGTTCGTCACGCTGGCTCTGAGCACCATCGCCCCGTACGTGGCCGAGGAGATGTGGGCGGCACTGGGCGGTGCGCCGTCGGTGGCCAACGCCAGCTGGCCCAGCGCCGATCCGGCACTGCTCGTGGTCGACTCCGTCACCTGCGTCGTTCAGGTCCAGGGCAAGGTCCGGGCCAAGCTCGCCGTCGCCCCCGACATCTCCGACACCGATCTCGAAGCCATCGCGCTCGCCGACCCAGGGGTCCAGCGATCCCTCGACGGCCGCGAGGTCCGCAAGATCATCGTGCGGGCGCCCAAGCTGGTGAGCATCGTCCCGGCCTGATCCGACTCCCTGTGGCCTCCGCCGCAGGTGTGACGAACAACCGCTCGAACGAAGACGACTTTGTTTTGTACGATGATCTTGTGAGAAAGACCGAGCCGGACGCCGACATGAGCGCCACGGTCGCCATGGGACCCCTGCCCGCGGCGATCGCGACGCCGCTGTCGAGCGCTCGCGCCGCCGTGCTGGCACAACTGGCCGAAGCGGACGGACAGCCGCTTCGGGCCCAGGAGATCGCCAAGGCGCTCGGGCAGCATGTCAACACCACGCGTGAGCACCTGGAGGGTCTGGTCGCCGATCACCTGGCCGAGGCGACGACCGAGAAGCCGAGAGGCCGCGGCCGGCCGGCCACGCTCTACCGGTCGCTGCCCGGGGCCTCCATGTCCCCGATCGGGCGTCAGTACGCAGCCCTGGCCGACGTCTTGGTCGAGCAGGTGCTCGAGTCGGTCGACAACCCCCAGCAGGCCGCCTTCCGGGCGGGCCAGCGGTGGGGTCGCAAGCTCCTCGACGGCGTGCCGGAGGGGGCTCCCCGCAGGAGGCGGTGGATCGACAGCTCGCCGAGGTCGGTTTCGCCCCGGAGCGCACCGCCGAGGGTGAGTGGCACCTGTATCGCTGTCCGCTGCTGGCGGCGGCTCGACGACATCCCGAGGTTGTCTGCAACGTGCATCGAGGGGTCGTCGCGACCATGCTCGAGGGACTGGGGGAGCCTTCGGACGTGCGGATCTTCCCCTTCAGCGAGCCTGGCGCCTGCGTGATCACCGCGCGACCCGAGGCGTCATCGGCCTGAGGGCCTGTCCACAGGTCCTGGAGCCTTCCTCGGCTCCTGTCCACAGGCCCGTCGGCCACCGCCGACGGGACCCGGTCCGTGACCACACTCGTGCATGAGTCCCCGACGGCTACCGCAACCCTCACCCGAGGCGACCCGCCAACGCCTGGCGGGGCTGATCGACGCGTCGCCCGACGCAGCCTGGGAGGAGAGCTTGCCTCCCGACCCTTCCGAGGAAGCCATTGCGACTGCGGGCGGACGGGGCCTGCCCTGGCGGCGTGAGTCGGTCCTGGTCGTCTGTTCGATCCTGCTCGTGGGTCTGCTGGTCGGTGGATTCACCCTGCTGCGCTCCCGACCCGTCGCCGTCCCTTCCACCACCGTCCCGCTCGCGGCTCCCTCCAGCGGCGGCTTCGCTGCCGCCCGTAGCTCGTCCCCCACACCGAGCCTCACCGCCACGCCCTCTCCCCGCGGCTCCATCGCCGCCCACGTGATCGGGGAGGTGAAGCATCCGGGCCTCGTCGCCCTGGCATCGGGTGCGCGCGTCGACGATGCGATCACCGCCGCCGGTGGGCTCACCTCCCGAGCCAACACCGGCGACCTCAATCTGGCCCAGCCACTCCTGGACGGCCAGCAGGTGCGCATCGGCTCGACGGCCGAGCCGGGCGGTGAGGTGAGAGGGCCTGCCGCCACTCCTGCCGTGTCCACGGCACCGGGGCCTCACGGCAGCACGCCGGCGGCGGCGACGATCCGGCTGAATTCCGCCACCTCCGCCGAGTTGGAGGAGCTGCCCGGCATCGGGCCGGCGTCCGCGAAGAAGATCATCGCGTGGCGGGACCAGCACGGTGGCTTCCGGACGGTCGATCAGTTGCAGGACGTTCCTGGGATCGGGCCGAAAACGTATGCCGACATCGCGCCCCGCGTCACGCTCTGACACCGCGACCGGCTCTCCTGCGATCGACCCCGCCGCGGTGTTTCCCGGATCGGGGCGTCCTCGGCTCGACCTGCGGCTCGTCCCGGTTGCCCTCGCCGCCTGGAGCGGCAGCTGGCTCGGCACTTCAGGACAGCACTGGTGGCAAGCGGCAGGGATCCTCGTCGCCGTGACCGGTCTGCTGGTCGCCCGACGCCGGCGCGGACCGTCAGTCCTCGCAACTACCGCAGCCCTGCTGGGCTGCCTTCTCGTCGGTGGTCTGCACAATCTCGCGGTCAGCACCGGACCGGTCGCGGCGCTCGCCACCGGTCATCGCACTGCCGAGCTGGACCTTGTCCTCCTCCACGATCCCGTCACCGTGGCCGCACCAGGGTCATCCGACGGCGCCGACTCCCGGGCCGGACGGATGTGGGTACGGGCTCGCGTCGTGGCGATCCACACCGGCGAGACCGCCATCCGGGTCCGGGCCCCGATCCTCGTCACCATCACCGCCTCCGAAGCCCCGGCCTGGAAGGAGGCCATCGCCGGCAGCACGGTGGCGGTGCGCGCCACGCTCGCCGAGCCCGACCCGGGATCAGACCTGGCCGCGATGGCGAGGGCCAGTGGACCCGTACGACGCGTGGCGGCCCCTTCCTGGGACCAGCGGGTCGTCCACCGGGTCCACGACGGGCTCCGCGAGGCGGTCGCGCAGCGTGCG is a window encoding:
- the leuS gene encoding leucine--tRNA ligase, producing the protein MTTYDAVAAQERWQAFWEQDGTFVPLDDGSRERRYVLDMFPYPSGDLHMGHAEAFVMGDVVARYWKLRGYDVMHPIGWDSFGLPAENAAIKRNAHPAEWTYKNIETQARSFKRYGLSLDWSRRLHTSDTEYYRWTQWLFLRFFERGLAYRKDSMVNWCPNDQTVLANEQVVQGHCERCGAAVTKRKLNQWYFKTTEYAQRLLDDMEQLEGHWPDRVLAMQRNWIGRSEGAYVDFDVEGHDGPVTVFTTRPDTLFGATFFVVAPESELADQICAPEQRGAFEEYLEATKRISDIERQSTERPKTGVFLGRYAINPVNDEKLPVYAADYVLADYGTGAVMAVPAHDQRDLDFARTFDVPVRMVVDTGQPDPAETGIATAGDGTYVNSGDLDGLTDKASGVTTMIDRLEAAGRGRRAITYRLRDWLLSRQRFWGAPIPIVHCPQCGDVAVPDDQLPVQLPDLRGEDLAPKGTSPLAGPAATAWREVACPSCGGPAERDTDTMDTFVDSSWYFFRYCSPGFADGPFDEADLARWMPVDQYVGGVEHATLHLMYSRFFTKVLFDMGMVTFTEPFRRLLNQGQVINEGKAMSKSLGNGVDLGEQIDRFGVDAIRLTVVFAGPPDEDIDWADMSPASSLKFLQRAYRLAAEVTSAPGTDPAGGDKDLRHITHRTIADVTQLLDDQRFNVVVARIMELVNAARKTVDTGTGTSDPAVREAAEFVTLALSTIAPYVAEEMWAALGGAPSVANASWPSADPALLVVDSVTCVVQVQGKVRAKLAVAPDISDTDLEAIALADPGVQRSLDGREVRKIIVRAPKLVSIVPA
- a CDS encoding helix-turn-helix transcriptional regulator, encoding MRKTEPDADMSATVAMGPLPAAIATPLSSARAAVLAQLAEADGQPLRAQEIAKALGQHVNTTREHLEGLVADHLAEATTEKPRGRGRPATLYRSLPGASMSPIGRQYAALADVLVEQVLESVDNPQQAAFRAGQRWGRKLLDGVPEGAPRRRRWIDSSPRSVSPRSAPPRVSGTCIAVRCWRRLDDIPRLSATCIEGSSRPCSRDWGSLRTCGSSPSASLAPA
- a CDS encoding helix-hairpin-helix domain-containing protein; amino-acid sequence: MSPRRLPQPSPEATRQRLAGLIDASPDAAWEESLPPDPSEEAIATAGGRGLPWRRESVLVVCSILLVGLLVGGFTLLRSRPVAVPSTTVPLAAPSSGGFAAARSSSPTPSLTATPSPRGSIAAHVIGEVKHPGLVALASGARVDDAITAAGGLTSRANTGDLNLAQPLLDGQQVRIGSTAEPGGEVRGPAATPAVSTAPGPHGSTPAAATIRLNSATSAELEELPGIGPASAKKIIAWRDQHGGFRTVDQLQDVPGIGPKTYADIAPRVTL